The following nucleotide sequence is from Amblyraja radiata isolate CabotCenter1 chromosome 22, sAmbRad1.1.pri, whole genome shotgun sequence.
CTCACCAAAGCCTTTTGAACTGCTCATTGGATAAAGTAGCTTAAATGAATTAGGAATGTCACACTGAACTCTAAGTTAGAATAGTGTGGCGTCACTTCAAATTCATGGTCCTCCGCCAATGAGTTCCGCTTCGTGATGTTTTTCATTGGTTGGAGCCTGCACACCACGAGTTAAAATGACTTGCTTTTGCACATCTTCAGTAAATTGCGTTATGGTCTATTCAAATATAATATTGAAGAGAAAGCGGAGTAAAATGTTGATGCAAGATTTATTCAGAAATTACATTGTACAAAAAAGGGAGTAAATGCCAATGTGTCCTTTCAGCACAGCTGACCAATACTCAGGAAAATGCCTTTTCTGGTGGTGTATGTAGATTAGATTTATGGAAGGATAAAACAATGGGGGAAATGATCATTTTTCCTTCAATCTTTATTATGTCTGTTTTATCACTTTGTAAATAAGAGATAAATTGTTTCCAGTTTTTTTGGCACATTAAATTAAATTGGAATCTATTAACATAATCTCAATGACTTTATCGTGCTGTGTTTGATTTGCAGGTTGCTGCCTTCATGAGCTCCTCTTTGGGCCAGTACCTGGATGACCATCCTTTCCTTGCCTTATTACTGCTTGTTTTTACCATAATGTCAGCTGTTCCAGTTGGCTTGTTCCTGATCTTTGCAGTTGTTACATCCCTTCTGGCCTGCATTGGTTTCATTGTCATGGAAGGTACTGAAAGCACCAAAACATTTTTTGTATAACATTTGTTTGTGAAAGTAGTTTATAACTATCACACATGTAGGTTAATGGATTTAAACAAAATGGCCCTGGAATTTATCCACTGCCAAATCGCAGTCCATACTTTTTCCCCAGGTATAAGGGAACAGAACAAGTTGATCatctagtgttcaaaagggaactgcagatgctggaatatcgaaggtacacacaattgctggggaaactcagcgggtgcagcagcatctatggagcgaaggaaataggcgacgtttcgggccgaaacccttcttcagactcgaagaagggtttcggcccgaaacgtcgcctatttccttcgctccatagatgctgctgcacccgctgagtttccccagcaattgtgtgtacccaaGTTGATCATCTACATTGATCGTGTCTTTTGAGGCACAGCCACTTTCAGTAAGTCAGTCTTGCGCATTGTATCCCGAGATCGGACCCTGCAACCTCCCTATGGCCTTCAATAGCTTGCAGGCTGTCAGGCACTTTTTAACCGTTCTGACCAAGACATTTGGAAATTATtccaattaaaataatttatgtaATTAAATACTAACAATTAAGAATGCCAAAATAAATTAAGCACATTGCTTTCTCCACATTGTCGGCAGCCGCAGAATGTGAGTGCCTTCTCTGGTGTAAAGTTGAGGGATGGATGTAAAGTATATCTGGACCCTCACTTCATCGTGTTACTGTGTCATTGGTAGCTGAATGTAGACTGGCCTCAACAGCTGCAGTCAGACATCCAACTTTCAATTCATCTTGGATATCCTCAAACTTCCTGAGATGCAAACAGTTGATAGTCAGCAGGTCCCTTCAAAACCACTAACTGCCAAGCTGGCATGATTCATCCCATTTCAAATACAAATAAACTTTCAGAACTCTCTctggggaagggtctcaacctgaaatgtagaCTATCCCTCTACagtgtgctgcctgacctgcggagttcctccagctcttccttgaacagagacccaatcagttcccctcaactaccactctcctccacctggcgAAACGTGTCCTCACTCTTAACAACTTTTTTGATTCTTCTCACTCTGTACGTTAAAGGTGTAGCCACGGGTACTCGcatggccccagctatgcctgcctttttgttggttaaGTTGAACACAGCTTGTTACAAATGCTTCTCGGCACCTTTCCCCAACTCATTCTCCACGGTATCAGAGTTTCCTCCTGCAACTGTGCAGAACTTGTTGATTTCACCAACTTTactactaacttccaccctgccttcaaattcacttggactatctgtgACACCTCACTCCCCTTTCTCGATCTCTCTGTCTTCTTTACAGAGAACAGACTCTGTATTGACCTCTGatacaaacccactgattcccagtTACCTTAACTTTATCTCCTCCCACCATGCTTCTTGGATGCCATCCTTTATTCTCAAGTTCTCTGTCTCCACCACATCTGCTTCCCAATTGAGGCTTTCCACtcaaggacatttcagatgttctctttcttcagtaaatgcggttccccccccccctccgctgtCATAGAGGGATCCCTTACATGTGATTCTCTATGTCCTGCAATTCTATTCACAATCCCttcagacagaacaaggatagagttcttctggtcctcgcctttcactccaccagcctcCACACCCAATATAccatttccaccaccttcaacgtgatctCATCACCAGCCACATATTCTCATCCCTAACCCTTTCTGCTTTCAATGGAGACATTACTTTAGCAACTTCTTGGAATGCTCTTCCCCATCCCACCTATTTTCCCAGCAACCATAGAGGATCTACTACTTGTCCATACCCCTCTTCTCTTCTGTCTAGGGACCctagcagcccttccaggtgagaaggTTTATGTTCACCACTTCAAACCTTGTCTACAGTATTCGGTGCTCCCGATGTAtcctcctttacatcagcgagGCCAAGCATAGACTAGGTGACTGTTCTGCTGAACGCTGGCGCTCTATCCACCAAGgcgtgctggatctcctggttgctaaccatattaacttccttccccttcccatactgacctttccatccttgttctccatttgccagagtaaggccacacacaaactgaaggCCTCCCTGCCCCCTTTCttttctcttcccttcccttcattCTGAAGCACATCCATTTCTTGTACTATCAATCACCCTACTCATTTTCCCTATTCTATCCCCAAGttccccatttccctttcctcccccccccccctttcccctcccctccagctATACATTTCACTCTTTTTCTATTTAAATTtcttttttgtctccttttcacctccatccTTTTGTCAATTACTCCACCTATCTGTGAATCAAACCCCCTATCACTTGCTAGGGTTTGTTCTGCctccatctcttttccagcttcccccccccccccaccctacttcCTAGGTCTGAAAAAAAGGGGCctgaaacattttctatccacTTTGTCCACCAatccttcctgacccactgagttcatccaacagtgttttattttgctcacattccagcatctgtagtcttttTTGTCATCACTTTCAGAACTATGTGTTCTTTTATTCTTTAATAATTTAGTGATTGTTTTGAAATTCAATCAATAAAAACAAAGGAATTTACATGGATCAGTATCTATATGTTGAGGCAATGAATGAGCTTTCATCATGATAAATGCACACCATCTTCaactattgtgctgcagcaagtaagaatgtcattatcccatccgggacatatgacaataaaacactcttgaactacTTAAAGTGAAGATACCTGGTAGCAGAGAGCCTCTttatgtttgttttatttttcctGCAGTTTGGTATCCATTGTTTAGCATTGTATGTTAAGATTCAAATGTTTAAATTGATTTTGATAAAAAACGTAAATAACTTAATTGAAATGTAGAAACTCCAAGATACGACGTCaatattatttcatttcaagttcACAGCTAGACATTGTAATATGGAGTCTGTGTTTTATTGCCCAGTATGTTTTAACAATCAAGGTAGCATCTAGTGTGGCATGTTAATATTTTGACGCGACAAACACCAGAGCAGCTTTCCATATACGATAAATTATCTAGttttgattttaaaaagttttaTAAAGATTTTTTAATCATTTCACTGGCATGTTATTTTAGCAAAAATAGCAAATTGTAATTTAGATGTAATAGCATCTACAAATTAGAAAAATACAAAACCTTATCTATTTGGTCTCCAATACTGATTGCTCGCAATGATAAAAATAAGTGTTTCTCGCATTTTGTTTTACTTGTGCTCCAGGCCTGATGCTGTCAATTGGCGGAGTGGTCCTCCTTTGTTTTCTATGCGGGATGGTTCTCATTTCATTGGCCATCTCTTCTCTTCTGGCTATTTGTTATTTTACTTTTTCCACAACAATGAATTATTATCACAATGCAAGGTAAGAACATTCCATTGATATTTAAAATGTCATTACATTTTCATGAAGGAATTTAACATTCATTATTAGAAGAGTGAACTAATTACAGAATTAAGCTAATTGTAGAAATAGGTTTTCTTGGGTACTATTAATTTTAAGCAACTACAATATTTCATTGTGGCTTTAACAGGTACCCAGTTGTAATATGGTTGTGAAAACCCCTTTGTTTCTCTGGAGATGTCATGCATTGATATTTTCAGATCACATCTCTGCCAGAAGAAGGAATGTTTTCCCAttgtaggacgacagatggcacaatgggctaagtgttcggctggcgaccggaaggtagccggttcgaatcccgcttggagtgcatactgtcgttgtgtccttgggcaagacacttcacccacctttgcctgtgtgtgaatgtgtgtgagtgattggtggtggtcggaggggccgtaggcgcagattagcagccacgcttccgtcagtctgccccagggcagctgtggctacagaagtagctcaccaccaccgagtgtgactgaggagtgtatgaataatgcgatgtaaagcgccttgagtattctagaaaggcgctatataaatcccatccattattattattattattgttatttctTTGTTAATGTTGGTAGAAATAGGGCTGGTATATTTAGTGTGAAAATTATAACAGCTTTTATATATTCTTAAAACCTAAGGAACAAAGTCAAATTTTCCTTTTCTCTCATTTCCCATATTTCCTTATGATAAGAATGATAGTAATTGACCTAATGAGTCTAAGCAGCGGCGAGTGCAATCCCGTTGATCCCATTTCTACTACTTGATTAACAATCTATTTTCTGTGACAATTCTTCTGCCACCCATCCTCagtggaggcaatttacaatgtatAATTAAGCTTCGAGTACATCTTTGAGATGCGGCAGGAAATAGTTTgttagaggaaacccatgcagtcacagagagaacattcgagctccacacagcaccagaggtcagaattgaactcgGGTTGCTGGActtactgtgccctccataatgtttgggacaaagacccatcatttatttatttgcctctgtattccacaatttgagatttgtaatagaaaaaataagtgcacattgtcagattttattaaagggtatttttatacattttggtttcaccatgtagaaattacagctgtgtttataaatagtccccccccccccccccccccatttcagggcaccataatgtttgggacacacggcTTCACAGACgtttataattgctcaggtgtgtttaaatgcctccttaatgcaggtataggggggttgcacgtaaggtcactgggtcatagggcttgacgcacggagctgctcaatccatctgaaggacatccgtaacttcaggtatatgttattaatgcaagaaacgtgtactttcctacctgttaaaaaccaccaaaatgttgaatttttgcgctgaaaaaaattgtggaagtcggggtaagtgtgagagacaagtacccaactttagaattccaaaagtgaagtgaaatgaaggtatagagaagcgagagctgagggacaacagcagctaaagtgcttggtaaacattggccgtgcagatatcggaattgaaaatattgggaattatcgcgtttgctcactgcatttcatcaacagtaaggcattattggtgttttttcttgattcctttggtatctaaaaagtctcagatgtgataaatctggctgtaaatttttcttgagATGCGttatcattttgtatgtaaaaacccacttgagaaccatgggcgattttaaaattttacagccagatttatcacttctgaaactttttagatgccaaaggaatcaagaaaaaacacaaataatgccttagttgatgaaatgcagtgagcaaacggccaatgtttgccaagcactctggctgctgttgtcccttcagctctcgcttttatctaacgtcatttctcctcacttttagaattctgaagta
It contains:
- the ldaf1 gene encoding lipid droplet assembly factor 1, yielding MQGEMSNIDGLPLSREMQDLQNRFNTMMHTINSNSKVAAFMSSSLGQYLDDHPFLALLLLVFTIMSAVPVGLFLIFAVVTSLLACIGFIVMEGLMLSIGGVVLLCFLCGMVLISLAISSLLAICYFTFSTTMNYYHNASTASKKEETISPSANMCPGNTESKSTKTE